The following proteins are co-located in the Candidatus Tiamatella incendiivivens genome:
- a CDS encoding ferritin-like domain-containing protein has product MALDISKILNMVEEERKYAEELEKLSASFRHPVLQGLIKGISMDSKKHSILYTAIANLLKETQPGLTEDELGIIRKSIEKHIEMEAEMVKLTGQWSEEVDDPRLKLLLKAIHDDEIKHHKILLDVKDKLAKRETITEADMWDAIWKDSPWHGTPGG; this is encoded by the coding sequence ATGGCGTTAGATATTAGTAAAATCCTCAATATGGTAGAGGAAGAAAGGAAATATGCAGAAGAACTAGAAAAGCTATCTGCGAGTTTTAGGCATCCAGTTCTACAAGGATTAATAAAGGGTATATCTATGGATAGTAAAAAACATAGCATTCTATATACTGCAATAGCGAACCTGCTGAAAGAGACCCAACCAGGGCTCACTGAAGACGAGCTTGGGATAATCAGGAAAAGCATCGAGAAACACATAGAAATGGAAGCAGAAATGGTTAAACTAACAGGTCAATGGTCAGAAGAGGTAGATGATCCCAGGCTTAAACTTCTGTTGAAAGCTATACATGACGATGAAATAAAGCATCACAAGATCCTCCTTGACGTAAAAGACAAGCTGGCCAAAAGAGAAACAATAACTGAGGCAGATATGTGGGATGCTATATGGAAAGATAGCCCCTGGCATGGAACTCCTGGGGGGTAA
- a CDS encoding HAD hydrolase family protein encodes MIKIIVSDIDSTLVDQTYDLSPTAPKLIDFLLHDGYLVFATTKTLDEVLLYAEKWSLPKNKVYIISEAGGLIAGVDLLKYDWNCKGYRVLELGERLVEQDLEIARQLNCGIKGYRDMSLDELGEIAGLKGEFARAARMRLFTESLYSTDRDCLKILAEKYRSKGYFVHIGSRFLTIGKIPGKRAGINILLTLSSKFTVTDTFTLGFGDADMDAEMLEDTDMAFLIPSYAKVSLKRSDYIKSPNPAPEGWIFLYDRYVKNLLL; translated from the coding sequence TTGATCAAGATAATTGTCAGCGATATAGACAGTACTCTAGTCGATCAGACTTACGATCTCTCCCCGACAGCCCCCAAACTAATAGACTTCTTATTACACGACGGTTACTTGGTTTTCGCTACAACTAAAACATTAGACGAGGTTCTCCTATACGCTGAGAAGTGGAGTCTTCCAAAGAATAAAGTTTACATAATCTCTGAAGCCGGAGGATTGATTGCAGGAGTTGATCTCTTAAAATACGACTGGAATTGCAAGGGCTACCGTGTTCTCGAGTTAGGAGAGAGGCTAGTTGAGCAGGATCTGGAGATTGCAAGGCAATTGAACTGCGGAATTAAAGGGTATCGGGATATGAGCCTTGACGAACTAGGGGAAATTGCTGGGCTTAAAGGCGAGTTTGCAAGAGCAGCTAGAATGAGATTATTCACTGAGAGCCTTTATTCGACAGACAGGGATTGCCTGAAAATATTAGCAGAAAAATACAGGTCTAAAGGCTACTTTGTCCACATAGGCAGTAGATTTCTCACCATAGGTAAAATCCCAGGTAAAAGAGCAGGTATAAATATTCTTCTAACATTATCATCAAAGTTTACAGTCACAGACACCTTTACACTGGGATTCGGAGATGCTGATATGGACGCTGAAATGCTTGAAGACACTGATATGGCCTTCCTAATACCATCATATGCTAAGGTCTCCCTTAAACGCAGCGACTACATAAAATCACCTAACCCAGCTCCTGAAGGATGGATATTCCTCTACGATAGATATGTGAAAAACCTCCTCTTGTGA
- a CDS encoding alpha/beta hydrolase yields the protein MKFTVKKTSFNCMGVRCAGLLYEPIGEEKTPAIVMAFGFGMIKEIHAGDYGPKFAEAGFTTLIFDYRRFGESEGSPRQTLYPVDQIEDYRCAVSYVKTLNNVDPSRICIWGTSFSGGHVILQLAFPQPGVKCGIAQVPNLYSYKTAISYAGSLNPYMQLVEAFRGDCCKGRINRIPIVSKDGPCVIRSDEAYKYYMEKALKFPEFKNYITVDSLERILIYSPGLYARILSRPIFLLLASSDKTTPPQHIKEVSSAIRSEKVLLEVDGGHFDIYEEPLLSKTVENEVEFARKYLS from the coding sequence TTGAAGTTTACTGTCAAGAAAACCTCTTTCAACTGCATGGGTGTTAGGTGCGCGGGACTGTTATATGAACCTATTGGAGAAGAGAAAACTCCTGCGATCGTTATGGCTTTCGGTTTCGGGATGATTAAGGAGATTCACGCCGGTGATTACGGGCCTAAATTCGCTGAAGCAGGATTTACTACTCTCATATTCGATTATAGAAGATTTGGGGAGAGCGAGGGATCTCCGAGGCAGACATTATACCCGGTGGATCAGATTGAGGATTATAGATGTGCTGTCAGCTACGTTAAAACACTGAATAATGTGGATCCTTCTCGTATATGTATATGGGGTACGAGTTTTAGCGGAGGCCATGTAATTCTCCAGCTAGCATTCCCACAGCCTGGTGTTAAGTGTGGAATAGCACAAGTACCTAATCTCTACAGCTATAAGACAGCCATAAGCTATGCAGGAAGCCTCAATCCATACATGCAGCTTGTGGAGGCCTTCAGGGGCGACTGTTGTAAGGGGAGGATTAATAGAATACCTATAGTCTCGAAGGATGGACCGTGTGTAATTAGGAGTGATGAAGCCTACAAGTATTACATGGAGAAAGCTTTAAAATTCCCGGAGTTCAAGAATTACATCACAGTTGATAGCTTGGAAAGGATACTCATCTATTCTCCAGGGCTTTACGCTAGAATATTGTCCAGACCTATTTTCTTACTATTAGCAAGTAGTGATAAGACTACACCACCGCAACATATTAAGGAAGTTAGTAGCGCAATCAGGTCAGAGAAAGTGTTACTTGAAGTTGATGGAGGGCATTTCGATATATATGAGGAACCCCTTTTATCTAAAACAGTGGAGAATGAGGTAGAGTTTGCTAGAAAGTATCTGAGTTGA
- a CDS encoding ATP-binding protein, with protein sequence MVNIDERIELVVVSGKGGVGKSTLTSSIAIVAGEYNYELIAVDADAEAPNLHLVLGVSDWDDTEDYYEGRTAYIVEDKCTNCGICYSECPLGAVEYKEGKYVINQYICEGCITCSIKCPENAIRYKFKVKAGEIRVKDRTLYGFPLVSGEILPGRPNSGKLVTEVKNKAYAMIGEKGFVLVDAAAGVGCQVISSLTGAHLAVLVTEPTPAGFSDLQRIHRLTKHFMIAPMIVINKYDTNPGFIGVIEEYAEKENVPIIGKIPYDAKVPESMARNKPIITEYPDTRAARAIRDVSRKIVSEILPGWRDFRMKYKPKRPEPYIPVIVKPAL encoded by the coding sequence ATGGTTAATATTGATGAGAGAATTGAACTTGTAGTTGTAAGCGGTAAGGGAGGAGTGGGAAAATCAACTCTGACATCTAGTATAGCAATAGTAGCAGGGGAGTATAACTACGAGCTAATTGCCGTAGATGCAGATGCAGAAGCCCCTAATTTGCATCTAGTATTAGGCGTCTCTGATTGGGACGATACCGAAGACTACTATGAGGGTAGAACGGCATATATAGTGGAAGACAAATGTACTAACTGCGGTATATGCTATAGTGAATGTCCCTTAGGGGCTGTGGAATATAAAGAGGGAAAATACGTTATCAACCAGTACATATGTGAGGGATGTATAACTTGTAGTATAAAATGCCCGGAAAACGCGATCAGGTATAAGTTCAAGGTAAAAGCAGGGGAAATCCGGGTCAAGGATAGGACATTATACGGGTTCCCCCTGGTTTCGGGGGAAATCCTACCGGGTAGACCGAACAGTGGGAAACTAGTAACTGAGGTTAAGAATAAGGCATATGCGATGATAGGTGAGAAAGGGTTTGTATTGGTAGATGCTGCAGCAGGAGTAGGGTGCCAAGTAATATCGAGTCTAACAGGTGCTCACCTAGCAGTATTAGTCACAGAGCCAACTCCGGCTGGTTTCAGTGATTTACAGAGGATACACAGGCTTACAAAGCACTTCATGATAGCTCCGATGATAGTTATCAACAAATATGATACGAATCCCGGTTTCATCGGTGTAATAGAGGAATATGCAGAGAAGGAGAATGTGCCGATAATAGGGAAAATACCGTATGATGCTAAGGTACCTGAGAGTATGGCTAGAAACAAGCCTATAATAACAGAATACCCTGATACACGGGCTGCAAGAGCTATACGTGATGTATCCAGGAAAATAGTAAGTGAAATACTTCCAGGTTGGCGTGACTTCAGGATGAAATATAAGCCGAAGAGACCTGAACCTTATATTCCTGTCATAGTGAAACCTGCATTGTAA
- a CDS encoding SDR family oxidoreductase: MVSKVALVTGSSRGIGRAISLELAKAGYSLVINYRKRGEEARKTLELVKDYGVDAVTAKADVSDPIQVQNMIGIANNHYGRLDVVVNNAGWGYLTPVGSMDTELWDRHIRVNLNGVFYVTRESLPLLSNSPSGRVINITSIAGIRGLPGLAAYSAAKAGVISFTRALSQELAGSRITVNAVAVGFARTDMGLSFFKATGISVEEYEARYTLTGKLVEPVEVARLVVYLASEDARNITGQVFVIDSGQLLALPFPN, translated from the coding sequence TTGGTTAGCAAAGTAGCTCTAGTTACAGGATCAAGTAGGGGTATAGGAAGGGCTATATCCTTAGAACTAGCAAAGGCAGGCTATTCTTTGGTTATAAACTATAGGAAGAGGGGCGAAGAAGCGAGGAAGACATTAGAGCTTGTGAAAGACTATGGTGTGGATGCAGTAACAGCTAAAGCGGATGTCAGTGACCCAATCCAAGTTCAAAACATGATAGGCATTGCTAATAACCATTACGGAAGACTAGATGTGGTTGTCAATAATGCGGGATGGGGGTATCTAACACCAGTAGGTAGCATGGACACTGAATTATGGGACAGGCATATACGAGTAAATCTCAATGGAGTGTTCTATGTGACGAGAGAATCTCTGCCTCTATTATCGAATTCTCCAAGCGGTAGGGTAATAAACATAACAAGCATAGCAGGAATTAGGGGTTTACCAGGCCTAGCTGCTTACAGTGCGGCCAAAGCAGGCGTGATATCTTTCACTAGGGCGTTATCACAGGAACTTGCAGGGTCGAGGATAACCGTGAATGCGGTAGCAGTGGGGTTTGCTCGGACAGATATGGGTCTAAGCTTCTTTAAGGCTACTGGTATAAGTGTAGAGGAGTATGAAGCTAGGTATACGTTAACAGGTAAGCTAGTTGAACCAGTTGAGGTAGCCAGATTAGTAGTCTACCTGGCAAGCGAGGATGCAAGAAATATAACCGGCCAGGTTTTCGTGATAGATTCCGGGCAACTCTTAGCTTTACCGTTCCCAAATTAG
- a CDS encoding NifB/NifX family molybdenum-iron cluster-binding protein yields the protein MVKIVFPTGKGGLDDIVYDRLGRAPTFTIVEVDESTGEIKNVKVTSNPGYYAGSGAGVKAAQVLGDHGVNVYSGPNPGPNAYAAIQYLGIKVIPGFIGLKIKDAVKKVLEQLHP from the coding sequence ATGGTGAAAATAGTTTTCCCAACCGGGAAAGGCGGATTAGACGACATAGTATATGATAGACTCGGTAGAGCACCTACCTTTACTATAGTTGAAGTAGACGAATCTACTGGTGAAATAAAAAATGTCAAAGTAACCAGTAACCCCGGTTACTATGCAGGAAGTGGAGCAGGCGTAAAAGCCGCTCAAGTACTAGGTGACCACGGTGTCAATGTTTACTCCGGCCCTAATCCTGGCCCTAACGCCTATGCGGCCATTCAATACTTAGGTATTAAGGTTATTCCAGGGTTTATCGGGTTGAAAATAAAAGATGCTGTAAAAAAAGTTTTAGAACAACTTCACCCCTGA
- a CDS encoding MBL fold metallo-hydrolase: protein MNEWESGLVEVKPGFYAYIDPEGGWFKSNTGIIDAGNYTVLIDTQYNELRMKNILNTLEEKGLPEPRIIINTHHHGDHVWTNHVVKNAIVVAHIVTARLIEQNMDLDPRMFKAFFPDLDFTGSRYTLPNIVYEGGIGILNLPNRIKVKLIYMGPAHTPGDTLVMIEDEGVAYTGDLVFYKVTPFALDGYLKGWIDVLEKSLLELNIDTFIPGHGPVTGKYGLEEMLEYLKLVVQAAEKGYERKLTPLQAALETDLGKFDIWIDRERVVGNIYRAYMELEGAMPAEPIKNIANIALDMISYRNKRSQG from the coding sequence ATGAATGAATGGGAGAGTGGGCTTGTAGAGGTCAAACCAGGTTTCTATGCATACATAGACCCTGAAGGAGGCTGGTTCAAGAGTAACACAGGTATTATAGATGCCGGTAATTACACTGTTCTAATTGACACACAATACAACGAGCTTAGAATGAAGAATATACTGAACACCCTGGAGGAGAAAGGCCTTCCAGAACCTAGAATAATCATTAATACACATCATCATGGAGACCATGTATGGACTAACCACGTAGTTAAGAATGCCATTGTTGTTGCCCATATAGTAACAGCAAGACTTATCGAGCAAAACATGGATTTAGATCCTAGGATGTTTAAAGCATTCTTCCCTGACCTCGACTTCACAGGCAGCAGGTATACATTGCCCAATATAGTATATGAAGGTGGCATTGGAATTCTGAACCTACCGAATAGAATTAAAGTCAAATTAATTTATATGGGTCCAGCACATACTCCTGGCGATACACTGGTAATGATAGAAGATGAAGGGGTAGCTTATACCGGAGATCTAGTGTTCTATAAGGTTACTCCATTTGCCCTTGACGGTTATTTGAAGGGCTGGATAGATGTCTTGGAGAAAAGTTTATTGGAGCTGAATATTGATACATTCATCCCAGGTCACGGCCCGGTTACAGGGAAATACGGCCTAGAAGAGATGCTGGAATATTTGAAACTTGTAGTTCAAGCGGCTGAGAAAGGATATGAAAGAAAACTTACTCCGTTACAAGCAGCTCTAGAAACCGATCTGGGCAAATTCGATATATGGATAGACAGGGAGAGGGTTGTTGGGAATATATACAGAGCTTATATGGAACTGGAGGGCGCTATGCCTGCAGAACCCATTAAAAACATTGCGAATATAGCTTTGGACATGATTTCATACAGAAACAAGAGAAGTCAGGGGTGA
- a CDS encoding zinc-binding dehydrogenase, protein MKFKAAIIEEYRKPFVVKRIEVPDELRKGWVRVRVRAVGMCGRDLVVWKGGFPNLRPPIIPGHEIFGELNGEPVSVYPAILDCSAGECKTLILGENLPGGYAEYVDIPTGNIVKLATREYEKYAASVCGVATLIHASKIAGIKTGDSALVTGGTGGVGIHGIQYLISMGVKVYAYTRRIEHNSLLESLGAIPVNNLLFYKEYGKVDYVFENVGAPVVNDSLRGLKQRGTLVLIGNTEGTPITLYRPAMIVQRELVIKGSMAFTPNEWVEAIRLVEDGKIKPIYKAFRLEDINYAIENVLKGRRVGRIVLLP, encoded by the coding sequence ATGAAGTTTAAAGCAGCTATAATAGAGGAATACCGTAAGCCTTTCGTAGTTAAACGTATCGAGGTACCTGATGAGCTACGTAAGGGATGGGTTCGAGTTAGGGTAAGAGCAGTAGGGATGTGTGGCAGAGATCTTGTTGTATGGAAAGGAGGATTCCCTAATTTAAGGCCGCCTATAATTCCAGGGCACGAGATTTTCGGCGAGTTGAATGGTGAACCCGTATCAGTTTACCCTGCTATACTGGACTGCAGTGCAGGCGAGTGTAAGACACTTATTCTTGGGGAGAATTTACCCGGAGGATACGCTGAATATGTAGATATTCCTACCGGGAATATAGTAAAGCTAGCCACAAGAGAATATGAGAAATACGCAGCTTCAGTCTGTGGTGTTGCAACTCTAATACACGCGTCTAAAATAGCTGGCATAAAAACAGGGGATTCTGCACTCGTTACTGGTGGTACTGGCGGAGTCGGCATACACGGTATCCAGTATCTCATCAGTATGGGAGTCAAAGTCTACGCTTATACTAGGAGGATAGAGCATAACAGTCTCCTCGAAAGCTTAGGTGCTATACCTGTCAATAATCTATTATTCTATAAGGAATACGGTAAAGTAGATTATGTCTTCGAAAATGTTGGGGCTCCAGTAGTAAACGATAGTCTAAGAGGCCTGAAACAGCGTGGAACATTAGTATTGATAGGGAACACTGAAGGCACACCGATAACACTATATCGTCCGGCAATGATTGTCCAGAGAGAACTAGTAATTAAGGGTTCCATGGCTTTCACTCCTAACGAGTGGGTTGAGGCAATCAGGTTAGTTGAGGATGGAAAGATAAAGCCTATATACAAGGCTTTTCGGCTGGAAGATATAAACTATGCAATAGAAAACGTATTAAAAGGCAGGAGGGTCGGTAGAATAGTTTTACTCCCTTAA
- a CDS encoding DUF1464 family protein, translating into MVRVVGIDPGTASFDIVLLDDGYIVGEKSISTPDIAKDPELLLEAVKELGRVDAIAGPSGYGAPITWSKDITDPRRFAVEVLLLSTEEQIARGIAAGEIGVMVYQALAQAVVEFWEEKLPVVYIPSVILLPTVPFYRKLGRLDMGTADKMALTLLGIHTYSRDNGLDPRQADFIVVEMGYGYNAITVVEKGRIVNGLGGTMCCRGFLTHGPMDLEHVVLGGEWARSDVFYGGVATVASIEDPLGAWKEWMKAREPAYSIIESMLEDLSRTVYGLSKLHNIRTILLSGRLSKVNEIRSSVLERLSELTIEPLGLLDGAKLSKEAAQGYALVADGLLGGRYSHIIFMNQLSEAKGTVVDFAVHPRLVLAKERVREAYKASVKSPKL; encoded by the coding sequence ATGGTTAGAGTTGTCGGTATTGACCCAGGTACAGCCAGCTTCGACATAGTACTACTAGATGATGGCTATATTGTCGGGGAAAAAAGCATATCAACACCTGACATAGCTAAAGACCCGGAATTGCTACTCGAGGCTGTTAAAGAGTTAGGGAGAGTAGATGCAATCGCTGGCCCTTCCGGGTATGGCGCTCCTATTACTTGGAGTAAGGACATAACAGATCCTAGAAGATTTGCGGTAGAGGTTCTCCTATTATCTACTGAAGAGCAGATAGCTAGAGGGATAGCTGCTGGAGAAATCGGGGTAATGGTATACCAAGCGCTTGCACAGGCTGTAGTCGAATTTTGGGAGGAAAAACTTCCCGTGGTATATATTCCCAGTGTTATACTTCTGCCTACAGTCCCGTTCTATAGGAAGCTTGGGAGGCTTGACATGGGCACTGCTGATAAGATGGCATTAACCCTCTTGGGCATACATACATACTCTAGAGATAATGGGCTGGATCCACGGCAAGCTGACTTCATAGTGGTAGAAATGGGCTATGGATATAATGCCATTACTGTTGTTGAGAAGGGTCGAATCGTAAATGGCCTTGGGGGAACCATGTGTTGCAGAGGTTTCCTCACACACGGACCAATGGATTTAGAGCATGTAGTCCTAGGAGGAGAATGGGCTAGGAGTGACGTCTTCTATGGTGGAGTAGCTACAGTTGCATCAATTGAAGATCCCTTAGGTGCCTGGAAAGAGTGGATGAAAGCTAGAGAACCTGCTTACAGTATTATCGAGTCAATGCTGGAAGATTTATCCAGGACAGTTTACGGTTTATCGAAACTTCACAACATTAGAACGATTCTACTTTCTGGGAGACTATCCAAGGTTAATGAAATTAGAAGCAGTGTACTTGAAAGGCTTTCCGAGCTTACAATAGAACCGTTAGGACTTTTAGACGGCGCTAAATTGTCTAAGGAAGCAGCACAAGGATATGCCCTTGTGGCTGATGGACTTCTAGGGGGGAGGTACAGCCACATAATATTCATGAACCAGTTAAGTGAAGCAAAGGGAACTGTTGTAGACTTCGCAGTTCATCCTAGACTTGTCCTTGCAAAGGAAAGGGTTAGAGAAGCATATAAGGCGTCCGTCAAGTCGCCAAAACTCTGA
- a CDS encoding P-loop NTPase, with protein sequence MRIISVTGGKGGTGKSFVATNISYLLSKNKKLLLADLDVEAPNDYILLGIDKLELEEPIKVFFPMIDYSKCTICGACARVCDTGAIIMSKGKPPMVMPRLCSGCKACMYACVYNAIHPGERVIGYTYLNDINIGETEFKLLTGILRYGEEHTAPTVRGAKDKAMDIAKKEKSLLLVDTGAGTGNSISIGIQYSNLVIAVTEPTPLGKHDLESILKITSGLGYKSWVVINRHGIADDKPVIELSREYGVEYIHKIPFHKDAVEAYTKGLPMPLYKRDSPVTRSLCELASIVEGVI encoded by the coding sequence ATGAGGATTATCTCTGTCACAGGGGGGAAGGGTGGTACAGGGAAAAGCTTTGTCGCAACAAATATATCGTATTTGCTATCCAAGAATAAAAAACTACTCTTAGCGGACTTAGACGTTGAGGCTCCTAATGACTATATATTGCTTGGAATAGATAAATTAGAGCTGGAGGAACCGATCAAAGTATTCTTTCCAATGATAGACTATTCCAAATGCACTATCTGCGGCGCGTGCGCCAGGGTATGTGATACGGGAGCAATAATAATGTCTAAAGGGAAGCCCCCTATGGTAATGCCTAGATTATGCAGTGGCTGTAAAGCGTGTATGTATGCCTGCGTATATAATGCGATACACCCGGGTGAGAGAGTTATAGGATACACTTATCTCAATGATATTAACATCGGAGAAACTGAATTCAAATTATTAACTGGAATCCTAAGGTATGGTGAGGAACATACTGCACCAACTGTGAGAGGTGCAAAGGACAAAGCAATGGATATAGCGAAGAAAGAAAAGTCTCTACTCCTAGTTGATACTGGTGCTGGAACAGGAAACAGCATATCCATTGGAATACAATACAGTAATCTAGTCATAGCAGTGACTGAGCCAACACCTCTCGGAAAACATGATCTCGAGTCAATACTCAAAATTACAAGCGGCCTCGGCTACAAATCATGGGTTGTCATAAATAGACATGGAATAGCTGATGATAAGCCAGTAATTGAGTTATCAAGGGAATACGGTGTAGAATATATCCACAAAATTCCCTTCCATAAGGATGCAGTTGAAGCTTATACAAAGGGATTGCCAATGCCTCTATATAAGCGGGATTCTCCTGTCACTAGGAGCCTCTGTGAGCTTGCCTCAATCGTTGAGGGTGTAATCTGA
- a CDS encoding rubrerythrin, with product MFGKHPLDVPSNTKLSGERLCDALRLAIIAEIDAITLYRQIAEAAENKLVKQVFNEVAEEEKEHLGEFMYLLKKCDKTIVRMMGHGEEEVKEHEERV from the coding sequence TTGTTCGGTAAGCATCCTTTAGATGTTCCTTCAAACACAAAGCTCAGTGGAGAAAGATTATGCGATGCGTTAAGACTTGCCATTATAGCGGAAATAGATGCGATCACGTTATATCGGCAGATAGCAGAAGCCGCAGAAAATAAGCTGGTTAAACAGGTTTTCAATGAGGTAGCAGAGGAGGAGAAAGAGCACTTGGGAGAATTTATGTATCTCCTGAAGAAATGCGATAAGACTATTGTTAGAATGATGGGACATGGTGAAGAGGAAGTAAAAGAACATGAAGAACGAGTTTAA
- a CDS encoding carbon starvation protein A, with translation MASYSIEILLSVLIIYGLAYVYYGKKVLEEKVVRASPENVTPAITKYDGVDYVPANKYVLYGHHFASIAGAGPIVGPAIAMSYGWFLPLIWVLFGNIFIGAVHDYLSLMSSVRYGGISVMSVSENVMGRKARFIFLAYVYFALVLVVAAFESVAASLFKGIPGAATLAVIFMPLALIFGIMVYRVGVNLTKATVLMLILIVIGFYYAYKIPLYLGGDVYHWWLVILAAYAFIAASLPVWYLLQPRDYLNAYILWAFVFIAIFGSLLVADFKLTGPAYTSWAPKIFSGQPTPFWPAIPLIIACGSLSGFHSVVASGTSSKQLSNEMEGLLVGYGGMLTEGAVSSLAVILPVSLAWSAPELIKMGVFKHSILELDKVHRFTVGYGYMAGKALARLGLSFPDAYHVMVVFAAVSLATFIMTTLDTATRLARFAWQEFFDPLRESAPTLYKAIANRWVAGFLAVLFGTAMAYPNVKIGGKVVAAYNVIWPAFAGTNQLLAALALLTVALWAYRVQKVSGAINWLIQVPAWFLWITVTVALGWWIVAVMQHIPHVQQVGAGSIVIISLILDFLLIVLFVKGLWGKRGK, from the coding sequence ATGGCCTCATATTCTATTGAGATACTCCTGTCAGTCCTCATCATATACGGACTCGCATACGTATACTATGGTAAAAAAGTACTCGAAGAGAAAGTAGTCAGAGCCAGCCCGGAGAATGTTACACCTGCAATCACCAAATACGATGGTGTAGATTATGTGCCAGCCAACAAGTACGTGTTATACGGACACCACTTCGCTAGCATAGCGGGAGCAGGACCTATAGTCGGTCCAGCTATAGCCATGTCATACGGCTGGTTTCTACCACTCATATGGGTATTATTCGGCAACATATTCATCGGAGCAGTTCACGACTATCTATCACTAATGTCTAGTGTAAGATATGGTGGAATCTCAGTCATGAGCGTAAGCGAGAACGTCATGGGACGTAAAGCCAGATTCATATTCCTAGCCTATGTGTACTTCGCTTTAGTACTAGTAGTAGCAGCATTCGAATCCGTGGCTGCCTCTCTGTTCAAAGGAATACCTGGCGCAGCGACACTAGCAGTAATATTCATGCCTCTAGCACTAATATTCGGAATAATGGTCTACAGAGTAGGTGTGAATCTTACTAAGGCTACAGTACTTATGTTGATCTTGATAGTTATAGGATTCTACTACGCTTATAAGATCCCTCTATACCTAGGTGGAGACGTTTACCATTGGTGGCTCGTTATATTAGCTGCCTATGCCTTCATAGCTGCTAGCCTACCTGTATGGTATCTACTACAACCTAGAGACTATCTCAATGCATATATTTTGTGGGCATTTGTCTTTATAGCAATATTTGGCTCACTACTAGTAGCGGACTTCAAACTAACAGGTCCAGCTTATACGAGTTGGGCGCCAAAAATATTTTCCGGGCAACCAACACCTTTCTGGCCAGCTATACCACTAATAATAGCATGTGGAAGCCTTTCAGGATTCCACAGCGTTGTAGCTAGCGGTACAAGTAGCAAGCAATTATCAAATGAGATGGAAGGACTACTCGTAGGATACGGTGGAATGCTCACCGAGGGAGCAGTTTCAAGCCTAGCTGTGATACTCCCAGTCAGCCTAGCTTGGAGTGCTCCAGAACTGATAAAGATGGGTGTCTTCAAGCACTCCATACTAGAGCTAGATAAAGTCCATAGATTCACAGTAGGTTACGGATACATGGCAGGTAAGGCGCTAGCAAGACTAGGGCTGAGCTTCCCAGACGCATACCACGTTATGGTAGTATTCGCAGCAGTCTCACTAGCAACATTCATTATGACAACATTGGACACTGCAACGAGACTAGCAAGATTCGCATGGCAAGAATTCTTCGATCCGCTCAGGGAATCTGCTCCAACGCTTTATAAAGCAATAGCTAATAGATGGGTAGCTGGATTCCTAGCAGTATTGTTTGGTACTGCAATGGCATATCCAAATGTCAAGATAGGCGGGAAGGTTGTAGCGGCGTACAACGTAATATGGCCTGCGTTCGCTGGAACTAACCAATTGCTAGCAGCTTTGGCATTGCTTACAGTAGCATTATGGGCTTATAGGGTCCAGAAGGTAAGCGGAGCTATTAATTGGCTCATACAGGTTCCAGCATGGTTCCTATGGATCACTGTAACAGTAGCTCTTGGATGGTGGATCGTAGCAGTCATGCAGCATATACCGCACGTACAACAGGTAGGAGCTGGTAGCATAGTGATTATAAGCTTGATTCTAGACTTCCTGCTGATAGTATTATTCGTAAAAGGCTTATGGGGTAAAAGAGGAAAATAA